Genomic window (Culex pipiens pallens isolate TS chromosome 3, TS_CPP_V2, whole genome shotgun sequence):
gtaaagaTGATACAACTTTaagaaattatataaattttcttattttgtatGCTGTCATCCGAATCGTATCAaatcgaaaaaatcgttttattttttgttgtgaaGTACCTACTTttcaaatcaaagtgtttggaagtAAGTTGAATTCATGCCTCATAACCATAAcactgcttttaaatttgtctctgtgaCTAATTCGagagaatatttttaagaataacatTGACAGataaagttgaaatgaaaaaaaatcatgcggaAACTATGTTTTAAATGCCAAATTGCTCTTTCCAGACCAACTGGTTACAgattatgaataaataaataatcattgaatttaccttaaaaatataatgtttCGTGCATCCAACTGTTAAATATTATATACTAATATTTACCAATTTCGTCTTGCACAaccttctttgaaaaaatatatgatatcaatttaattttcattcaatttggtCTAAccgtgacttaaaaaaaaacaaattattcgctctacagcgttctcgattgcgagattcctactcgaaactaggtgttcgaaggcttgattgttgaggcaattgcaaacctctttttacacctaagcttccatccaccgcgggattcaaactgacaacctttggattgttagtccaaccgCCTACCaccgactccaccgaggcagcgacctaacctttaggttagtccggggccaacatttactttccgtccgatggaaggcgtgatcagacaaatttcgtctcggaaaatgccaccgggatcgaacccaggccgactgggtgagaggcaatcacgcgtacccctacaccacggttcccgacaAGGGAATAATATCCTTATTTCAAAAGatgtaacaacaattttcggTAAAAAAAGGTTACCAAACATAAagtagtttattttcattccataatatACTAATTTAGAAATGAATATTATTTGAAATACACCTTGATATGAAATTTGCAGACGACCTGataagttcaatatgaacagtcgATTGAATAAAATCAAGTTAGGTTTCTCATACATTTcttctttcaattttcaaaacattggtgtcaaaaagttaggaaaatgtatacttgcGCTTGAAtttcgagaattcccgggaaatttaccgGAAATTTcagggaatttggaaattggacGCACTACAAAGAACGATcaagagttatcgcgattttatgaaaaaaagtttttaaaaagttactttttttgtttctctttgtatcgtcgttcgtgtctgtcgcgatTGACCTTGAACGGCCATGATATACGACTGTTGACCAGTGGTGTCATGGTTCGCTTTTGAGCGTATCAAAGCCACTTAATCGACGAACCTATCGGGTGAGCGCTTATCGAACGCTCAGAGCGGCgggtttgaacggttcgcgaaccaaaatttcgatcaTCATTTCTCTGCTCGCTTGCCGCTCCGCTCTGAACGGAGCGTTCAGCGAACGGTTCGCCAAAGGAAAAtgtaggggagatgggggtaagacggccaccctaagggagaagtctcaTAAAATCAACACTACAGATTATTTTTATCTCAATTCaggtacatattgttctaccaATAGTCCATTAcagaaatgacataaattagttggtctaaaaaccaattttcaatacttttcagcaattttaaaaaaaaattgaaatcgtatatatatgaaacacgcggggtaagacggccacccatgtggggtaagacggtcagtgctataaattaacttgataactttgctaaatccacccaaatacctacatgattggttgaacagacttctctgaaaaTCAtgactattttggttgaaaaaaaaaacaagtttcaaatgtgaagaaaaatgttgttcaacaaattttatattttggctatgtgaatttcatattattgcgaccacatttcatgaaaaactatgaatttttaccCGAAAATTTACCCAATTTAATGCAAATTAACTGGTTTGTGTATTTCAATTAGAAttagtaaatcaaaattatgtaaacaatattgaattagcgaattttattaaaagtttgaatggatttcatactattcaatgaattttgctatatcacagtaaggAATATTGACGAACCGgcagttaacagcattttgataaaaaaaatgatagttttATCGAAAGTATGTCAAATATGTCTTAAATATGTCTTAACAgtcaaaaatccttcaaaaatgcaacctttatcaaaccaaatttacaaattacgggtggccgtcttaccccccgtggaggtggccgtcttgcccccaaattacttattttataaaacattttttgcaaatagctcaacgcattttttaaactttttcgagggacataatcttgggaaaacttcaatttaacatgaaaaaatatttaaagaaagtaTTACATAGAGTTACCTAATCAAAATGCTTAAgttgtaaattataaaaattacattcAGTTTcaagtagaaaaaatatttgtttattttgagctatttttatactatttcaaacaataggtttggcaaaggtgactccatatgcattatttagcatgaggaacagtattgcttaacattttagtaatattcattagtatacttagtaaaacagtggggtggccgtcttaccccgcctggccgtcttacccccagctcccctaggcactgatagaaaaacttatttgtttttttttcttcactcccataaaattgttcaaatttgttaacgataaagttatcaagggaccatccataaactacgtggacaccttagggtgaggggggggggggggtgagagGATATGGCGATTAACCACGTTTCATTggaaaaagatttaatttgaaGGGAAATTGTCGCGatggggggttggggggggggggaggttgagatttccaaaaaagtgtccacgtttgTGAATGGTCCCCAAGGAACCAGGGAGTCCTCACTCAAAAAAATCCACACGTTCATGCTACGTGAAAAATCACGTAACCCCGATTTCCCCCTCGCTAGGCCCGTTTTACGTGACACACatgtaaaaataatgtgaaagtgttctggcgaaaaaaaaaatctcgttgaagttacgtgaaaaacgTTATGATATTTTTCCACTAGGTTCTTTCATGTAGCTTTAACGTGTTTTGAAATATAACTTTAACGAAGCTGTTTTTCTGTGAGTGCGCCATTTCGACCAGTTTCTACGTGATAATTTTAGTATGAAAAATGATGGCAAACTGTAAAGACCTGCTGCGGAAATCGTTTTAACAAAGTGATGTTGAAAGATTATCAAATGgtatgtttaatttattttaagttgttttcttcgtattcaattattttgttgtttCAGAGTTTGAAATCTGAACATGGATATAAAGAATCAACTAGCCACGGCCGGAGCCCGGGCAATTCGGATTGCCACTGCAAACTTCCCGTCGTCGGACTGATCCCCTTTCTGCGAAAATACTTcttcggatgatggttccgcgAGAAAACCACGGTCAAGCTTATCGTCGAGGCAGTGCCCTGGCGGGAAGATTATGTCCGGCGATCTTTTTTGGGTACACTGGTCACGGATCATGGTTAATCAGGGAAATTGACCATTCTGCatcggcagcagcagcatcatcaaGAACCGGGTCAGTGACTTGTAGAGCCGGCTATGCTCGGCCCAACCTCGAAGACCCGCTGTTCCAGATTGATCACCAGAAGGGCCAGGAGCAATTCAACAAAAAGAACGGGACTTGCCTTAACTTAACTTCGACCCAAAACCAATGAATAGTAAAAGATGTTATAAGTGAACAAATAAAATATGTTATATTTTCGAACATCATTGTTTTCATtttgatatgaaaaaaaaataatttaaaaaaaacccatcCTAAACTAAAACTATCCTATAACATTCACTAGAATAAGCACgtatgatttataaaaaaagacaTTTGGCTTTTACATGTTAACACGTAGAAACAACGTGAAATGATCTGGCCGAGCAAATTCCGTTTCTACTAAGGCCACCTcgtagaagttacgtgaaaattCTAGTGGAAAAAAACCACAtagcttttcacgtaacttcaacgtgaaTGTTTTTTTGAGTGCTCTGTTGACCCAGGACATAACAacatacaaaacatttttttaagatagCTCGAAAAAATAAACggacatttaaaattttcacaaaaagaaCTAAACCTTTTTTCGCCGGTTGTTGCCTCAAAATTCAACATGTCTACGGTTTTTAACACCTCGATTTGTTTTGGCAATTTGGCGAAAATCTATAAATATCGCCGGGTCtggtggcgcagtggttagcgtggtagcctctcaccccaatatggcctgggttcaatcccagacggaccacgccttctatcggatggggaagtaaaacgacGGTctattagcgtaaaagaggttttgagtgactcaccacacataaccttcggacgcctagaaatgagtagaaacttgcaatagagcccacaaaagaccaggCTCTAGTTACGGCGGTGGACCCACCGATAATAAATCCAGGGAGTCATTAtaagacccaggacatcccaatgaGTTGTTGCAGtcacccagtcacgaaatattctagcagagctggttctgtcagaatcctgctagaacggtggaacatttctgctagtaTGCTGTAAGAATaaccagctctgtaagaaccctgctagaatcctgctagaacgtcgtgactgtgCATGCTCTGTAGCCGTCCATAGTCACCTTCTGTTGTCAAAATCATGAAATGTTTTTCTCTGAGTGCTGTTTTTTTAGCTCTTCATGCGAACCGCTCATTGATGGTCCCTCTCACTCTCATTCGCGATGAGAGAGCAAGGGTTCATGTGAACCACGGCAGGCGTTCGGATCGTGGTTCGCTCGTGCTTGGTTCGCAATCATGAGCGAACCACACTTGAGCGTCATGACGTATCGTTTGAACCACGATTCGAGTGAGCGAACCGTGACACCACTGCTGTTGACATAACTATAAACTCGTtactaaaattaattttttcagcacttgtcgtactTATCCAACTCGCTGAAACTAGTTTTAAAATTTACGatcagtgctgaaaaaatcttgtttttgcaacttgttgtataCACTACTATTCCAGGCTCCATGTGAGTGCTGAATAGTTTACCTTTTTCTGCGCTTTTCGATACTGATTAAGAGATCAACAATTATTTTGTAGGCAAATAACAATCAAATAAAATGTAATGGTTGGTTTAGggaaccgcaaaaaaaaaacggattaaACTcgatgcaaaaagaagattttttcagcactcatagtatttatccaacttggtaaACGTACGAATCGTGCTGAAGTAGTAGTTTACTTAATGAATTGCGAAAAGATTATGAAATTAGTTTacgatcattttaaaattagttattAGGCCTTCTGCAATTTGTTAGAATTAAGGTTATAATTTATCTAACCTCCTGTTGTTTCTTCCTTGACTTGATATGCTTGATATGTCATGCCAACAAGTTAACGTGGTTTATAAAACAACAGATTTTTTGTCAGCAAGAGTTGTACATTCATCCAACGGGGTTTAGCTAGTTGGATAAGAATCTTCTTATTCATTTGAAACGGTCTTgcagcaaaaatgttttttttttcatttcaggggTACGTCATCGAAAAAATAGGCGTTTATTTGGGtaataaaaatcacattttattattttctggaCAGTAAAAAACATCGATATTTGTTTCTCTACATTCCCTATATTGGTAATTGAACGCTCCGAGACTGTATTTGCTAGAAGGTGGCTTGAAGTAGTTCAACCCTCGTCCAATTTTAACAATATAACCATTACTTAATCTGTAACAGAGAAGttgcattaaattttaattcatcaattaaaattattaaaaaaaacactcacatAACTTGCCTATCATGCATGTGCTCCGAGTACTCCACAAAGAATTCCACACCTTGCTTCTTGACGCTGTCCTTCAGTATCTGCAACGCTCTCGCCTGTTCGTCGTTGTTTTTCTTTTCCCTCACCGTCATCAGCTTGACGAACTTTAACGCCTTACAGCTACTCACGGCCAGCTCGCAGAACATGACCACGTTGCACAGCTGGTGATGCTCCCGGACGTACGGTTCTTCGATCATAATTTCCTTCACCTCGTCGGTCATGTACTTGCCAAACACGCGCCCATAGCTGTACCCGGTGGCACCCTCAACGACGTGGATCTTGTCGCGGATTTCACCCCGACTTCGCCACCGGGTGATTTGCTCCTTGACCTGTTCTGCGCGGGCCATGTATTCGAGGATTTTGCTTTGGAAGTGCTGCTTCCGCTTGGGGTCGACCTCGGCTGGACAGGGGGTGGGACAGCTTTCAGTATGTAATTCCAAGTTCAACAAGTCGAAGCTTACCTTTGGATTCCTTGAGCAGTGCCTCGATGCCATCCTCGTACAGTTTGAGCGATTCCAGCTTTCGTCCATTGATGTCGTATTCGATTGCTCGGGTGAGCAATGTTATAGCCATTTGTGCCATGTTTCACGGGAAATTTTGAACTAATTTCTAAAAACAACACAGAATACCACCCTCCTTGGAGGTAAACAACCTCGTACAGCTGAATTTTGTTTACCTCATCAGCTGTTTGCAGCTCGATTCCAATAAGAAATGAGGGAGGTTGTCAAAACTGCTCGAACTGAAGGCAACAACTGCTCGAGTTTGAAGTTTTTAGAGAAGCGGTGGAACGACGTTGAAACGAAACAGAACTGAAAATCGACGCATGCGTCGCGACGCTTGGATGTGGAGCgcgggaaaatatttttattttttaaacatcgtCAATTTTGGTTATAATTATGTgtttaaaagtgcatttttgcaataccgtcgtgaaactacttacttttcctgtcattcttgaacgacgaaatagcctacttttctgtaccaaaaataacagaatcgaatagcaacacttttcaaaataaatgctgaaaagtaacacttttcagcactcaaatgggtgctgaaaagttgaacttttcagcacttgtttcgaaaagtaacacttttcaacatttttataatttaaacgatttattgacaaaatacatgaaaatttgacataaaatttcactcagtgtgtgttttttggaattgcaaaaaatgttgtatggaactcgttgcaaaacttgattttttcagcactcttcgtatttatccaactcggtgaacctcgttggataaatgtacgactcatgctgaaaaaatcctctttttgcaacttgttgcataaactactattttgcaattctgttTATTATAATATTTCCTTTTTTGTCATTATGCGAAATTGTCTACTTATGATCACCAAAATAACGGTGCTAAAAGGTCCATTATAGCACTCTTCCACGTCAACTTTCCAGCGcttgtattgaaaagtaatacttttcgacacttttttagttttagagGACGCCAAACCCAAGCGGAGTAACAAACttttttagaacaaaacttgattttttcagtactTGTTCTATTTATTCAACTCGGCAGATCCTCGTACGTCTGAATAGGATgattcacattaaaaaaatgtatacatgaattctaaaatactgaaatacttaGGCTTTCTTAAAATATAATGTTTCCTTGAAACATCCCTTAAAATAACTAAGATAATCTTGATCACCATAACTCGTTCCAAAACTAACCCCAAGATTATAAATGAAGACGTTATCGAACCATCAACCGACTTCTGCTCCCGGGGTCATCTCCATACGTATTAACATCTCTCGCATACTCACATGGGAAGGGTCGAATCACACAACAACAAGCCAGTAATTTA
Coding sequences:
- the LOC120416506 gene encoding MIT domain-containing protein 1-like — protein: MAQMAITLLTRAIEYDINGRKLESLKLYEDGIEALLKESKAEVDPKRKQHFQSKILEYMARAEQVKEQITRWRSRGEIRDKIHVVEGATGYSYGRVFGKYMTDEVKEIMIEEPYVREHHQLCNVVMFCELAVSSCKALKFVKLMTVREKKNNDEQARALQILKDSVKKQGVEFFVEYSEHMHDRQVILSNGYIVKIGRGLNYFKPPSSKYSLGAFNYQYRECRETNIDVFYCPENNKM